In Phormidium yuhuli AB48, one genomic interval encodes:
- the rsmA gene encoding 16S rRNA (adenine(1518)-N(6)/adenine(1519)-N(6))-dimethyltransferase RsmA, with the protein MPPRKRFAQHWLRSDAVLDKIVAAAQLSPGDRVLEIGPGQGVLTRQLFPLVESLVAVELDRDLCKKLVKKFADIDNFLLLQGDFLSLNLAEVLTQSPDIFKQQNKVVANIPYNITAPILEKLLGDVDAPNPNPYESIVLLLQKEVGDRLCAKPGSKTFGALSVRVQYLADCESICHVPPKAFYPPPKVDSVVVRLTPRSIPVPAENPKKMATLIKLGFSSRRKMLRNNLKGQVEADTLHAILEQRNLPPESRAERLAVEDWVALANSLTP; encoded by the coding sequence ATGCCTCCTCGTAAACGATTCGCCCAACATTGGCTTCGCAGTGATGCCGTCCTTGATAAAATTGTCGCCGCTGCACAACTCTCCCCGGGCGATCGCGTCCTCGAAATTGGTCCTGGCCAAGGGGTTTTAACCCGCCAGTTATTTCCTTTAGTTGAATCCTTAGTCGCTGTCGAACTTGACCGAGATTTATGTAAAAAACTGGTCAAGAAATTTGCAGATATAGATAATTTTTTATTGCTGCAAGGAGATTTCTTATCCTTAAATCTAGCCGAAGTTTTAACTCAGTCTCCCGATATCTTTAAGCAGCAAAATAAAGTCGTCGCCAACATTCCCTACAATATCACCGCACCCATCTTAGAAAAACTCCTTGGCGATGTGGATGCCCCCAATCCTAATCCCTATGAGTCGATTGTCTTACTTTTACAGAAAGAAGTGGGCGATCGCCTCTGTGCCAAACCCGGTTCTAAAACCTTCGGGGCCTTATCGGTACGAGTTCAATACTTAGCCGATTGTGAATCGATTTGTCATGTTCCCCCCAAAGCCTTCTACCCACCCCCAAAAGTGGATTCTGTTGTCGTTCGTCTCACCCCTCGTTCAATTCCAGTTCCCGCTGAAAATCCTAAGAAAATGGCAACGTTGATTAAGTTAGGATTTTCCAGTCGCCGCAAAATGCTACGCAACAACCTCAAAGGACAGGTTGAGGCTGATACCTTACACGCTATCTTAGAACAACGAAATCTTCCCCCGGAAAGTCGCGCTGAACGCCTAGCTGTAGAAGACTGGGTGGCTTTGGCTAATTCCCTGACTCCTTGA
- a CDS encoding asparagine synthetase B family protein, which produces MCGIAVIFGESAASREGELSQMLERLTSRGEVTERFQHPQVVTGTRRLKIVDRQGSKQPIFNAKGDKLVVFNGEIFNFRELRSQLESKYAFTTEGDTETLLSAFEEYGEDCVHQFEGQFAFLIIDLAQQRLFAARDPLGIIPLYWLKFKDCLYFASTIKALTFLEQPIQCLSPGCFQWNDEPEVSYFQPQPQPQPSSLNSHLEILKSTIVSAIHRRCQTDLPLGVIYSGGLDSSIVLSQAIQVHPQVTAVTIGCEGSEDFQISQRFCQDKGIPQVVVSLKPQQFTRQSVREAIATSELTEYGDIINAAITLKLFERIRDCGIKVVLGGDGSDELFGGYQMYQLELSPQEQQRLFAYKLMNLHRTELQRLDRCSMAFTVEARVPFLAKPVVDLALATPASWKFRDGMEKWCLREAFRDELPDYILQRHKNPLSHSSGLHEGVRRYKFCFQREYQREKFQLHQPLRQDFSAILRQSADNVDVAIAATASFPDYGRRELMLEWLKASLRLSLPQRR; this is translated from the coding sequence ATGTGTGGAATTGCTGTCATTTTTGGTGAGTCGGCGGCTTCTCGGGAAGGGGAGTTAAGCCAAATGTTGGAGAGATTAACCTCTCGGGGGGAGGTGACGGAACGATTTCAGCATCCCCAGGTGGTGACGGGAACCCGACGCTTGAAAATTGTCGATCGCCAAGGGTCGAAACAACCCATCTTTAATGCCAAGGGTGATAAGTTGGTGGTGTTCAATGGGGAAATCTTTAATTTCCGGGAGTTGCGATCGCAGCTAGAATCCAAATACGCCTTCACCACAGAGGGAGACACGGAAACCCTCTTATCTGCGTTTGAGGAATATGGGGAGGACTGTGTCCATCAATTTGAGGGACAATTCGCCTTCCTTATTATAGACTTAGCGCAACAGCGTCTGTTTGCGGCACGAGATCCTCTGGGAATCATTCCCCTCTATTGGCTGAAATTTAAGGATTGTCTCTACTTCGCCTCTACCATCAAAGCCTTAACATTTCTCGAACAGCCGATTCAATGTCTCTCTCCGGGGTGTTTTCAGTGGAATGATGAACCTGAGGTTTCCTATTTCCAACCCCAACCCCAACCCCAGCCGTCTTCCCTCAACTCCCATTTAGAAATCCTCAAAAGCACAATTGTCTCGGCGATTCATCGCCGCTGTCAAACGGATCTCCCCTTGGGAGTGATTTATAGTGGTGGCCTGGATAGTTCCATTGTGCTGAGTCAAGCGATTCAAGTCCATCCTCAGGTGACGGCCGTTACGATTGGCTGTGAGGGAAGTGAGGATTTCCAGATCTCTCAGAGATTTTGTCAAGACAAGGGGATTCCTCAGGTGGTGGTATCTCTGAAACCGCAACAATTTACTCGTCAGTCGGTTCGCGAGGCGATCGCCACTTCGGAATTGACGGAATATGGGGATATCATCAATGCGGCGATTACCCTCAAGTTGTTTGAGAGAATCCGCGATTGTGGAATCAAGGTGGTATTGGGAGGGGATGGGAGTGATGAACTCTTTGGTGGCTATCAAATGTATCAACTCGAACTCTCACCCCAGGAACAACAGCGTCTGTTCGCCTATAAATTAATGAATCTCCACCGAACGGAGTTACAACGGCTCGATCGCTGTAGTATGGCCTTTACTGTGGAGGCCAGAGTTCCCTTTCTGGCTAAACCCGTCGTTGATTTAGCCTTAGCCACACCGGCGAGTTGGAAGTTTCGCGATGGAATGGAAAAATGGTGTTTGCGGGAAGCGTTTAGGGATGAACTCCCCGACTATATCCTGCAACGTCACAAAAATCCCTTATCTCATTCCAGTGGCCTACATGAAGGGGTACGTCGCTATAAGTTTTGCTTTCAACGGGAGTATCAGCGAGAGAAGTTTCAACTCCATCAGCCGCTACGTCAGGATTTTTCGGCAATTTTGCGCCAATCGGCGGATAATGTGGATGTGGCGATCGCCGCGACGGCGAGTTTTCCTGATTATGGCCGTCGAGAATTGATGCTGGAATGGCTGAAGGCTTCCCTGAGATTGTCACTTCCTCAACGCCGCTAG
- a CDS encoding alpha/beta fold hydrolase, producing MAYLEVRGVDHYYEWIAGESGGDEKPVMVFLHGWGGSGRYWRSTARALSDRFDCLLYDMRGFGRSRLPDKRQLEAALDYELETYADDLAALLDALLGDRQSSQVYLNAHSMGASIATLFINRYPERVTRAILTCSGIFDYDERSFTTFHKISRWVVQFRPQWLASVPWVDRLFMARFLNRAIPSEESQAFLADFLMADFEAALGTVLTSVSKQAAETMPSEFAQIKVPTLLVAGERDIIIPAAMGRKAVEQNQKGMVQYLEIPETAHFPMLEDAPTYLQGINSFLGV from the coding sequence ATGGCGTACTTAGAGGTGCGGGGTGTTGACCATTATTATGAATGGATTGCCGGGGAGTCTGGGGGAGATGAGAAGCCGGTGATGGTGTTTCTGCATGGCTGGGGGGGATCGGGACGCTATTGGCGGAGTACGGCCCGGGCCTTGAGCGATCGCTTTGATTGTTTACTGTACGACATGAGGGGCTTTGGGCGATCGCGCCTGCCGGATAAACGCCAACTGGAGGCGGCCCTAGATTATGAACTGGAAACCTATGCCGATGATTTGGCGGCGTTGCTAGATGCCTTGCTGGGCGATCGCCAATCCTCCCAAGTCTACCTCAATGCCCACTCCATGGGAGCCTCCATCGCCACTCTCTTTATCAACCGTTACCCTGAACGTGTCACGCGGGCCATTCTCACCTGTAGCGGTATCTTCGACTACGACGAACGCAGTTTTACCACCTTCCACAAGATTAGTCGTTGGGTGGTCCAGTTTCGCCCCCAGTGGCTGGCCTCGGTTCCCTGGGTTGATCGTCTGTTTATGGCTCGCTTTCTAAATCGGGCCATACCTAGTGAAGAAAGTCAAGCCTTTTTAGCCGATTTCTTAATGGCGGATTTCGAGGCGGCCTTAGGTACAGTATTAACGTCCGTTAGCAAGCAAGCCGCCGAAACCATGCCGAGTGAATTCGCCCAAATCAAGGTTCCTACCCTGCTAGTCGCGGGAGAACGAGATATTATCATCCCCGCCGCCATGGGCCGCAAAGCGGTCGAACAGAACCAAAAGGGGATGGTTCAGTATCTCGAAATTCCCGAGACAGCCCATTTTCCCATGCTAGAAGATGCCCCAACCTATCTTCAGGGGATTAATTCGTTTCTGGGGGTTTAG